Proteins encoded within one genomic window of Oncorhynchus masou masou isolate Uvic2021 chromosome 1, UVic_Omas_1.1, whole genome shotgun sequence:
- the LOC135521321 gene encoding cytochrome c oxidase subunit 7C, mitochondrial-like has protein sequence MLGQAVRRFTTSAVRSSHYSEGPGQNLPFSVQNKWRLLGMMVVFFGSGFAFPFVVVRHQLLKK, from the exons ATGTTGGGACAGGCTGTACGACGATTCACAACCTCCGCTGTTCGGTCCTCGCATTACTCTGAGGGACCAGGACAG AacctgccattctcagtgcagaaTAAGTGGCGTCTGTTGGGCATGATGGTGGTGTTCTTTGGCAGTGGCTTCGCCTTCCCCTTCGTCGTCGTCAGACACCAACTCTTGAAGAAGTGA